A window of the Haloarcula rubripromontorii genome harbors these coding sequences:
- a CDS encoding ArsR/SmtB family transcription factor has protein sequence MDSGEILQTLGNKYSAEILDATDEPVSAQELSDELGIPIATCYRRIDELTEHDLLELHDNILSDDRRRIKVYRRNVDEVRVDFDDELTVHIEERSEVTNKLDEAWRTLSER, from the coding sequence ATGGATTCAGGGGAGATTCTTCAGACGCTTGGTAATAAATACAGTGCCGAAATCCTTGACGCGACGGACGAACCGGTCTCCGCACAGGAGCTCAGCGACGAACTCGGAATCCCCATCGCGACGTGTTACAGACGGATCGATGAACTGACCGAACACGATCTGCTTGAACTCCACGACAATATCCTCTCTGACGACCGCCGTCGTATCAAGGTGTACCGGCGCAATGTCGACGAGGTCAGGGTCGACTTCGACGACGAACTAACAGTCCACATCGAAGAACGGTCGGAAGTGACCAACAAACTCGACGAAGCGTGGCGGACCCTGTCAGAGCGATAA
- a CDS encoding DUF7521 family protein has protein sequence MIELLYAISTLVFVVAGLTMVGMAMRAYIQTSRQAMLHLSVGFSLAIAGAAATMISAFINDFEGVRSLLLVNSGLTTFGYLFVMYSLVTYE, from the coding sequence ATGATAGAACTTCTCTATGCCATATCGACGCTGGTGTTCGTCGTCGCCGGACTGACAATGGTGGGGATGGCCATGCGGGCATACATCCAGACATCTCGGCAGGCGATGCTCCACCTCTCGGTGGGGTTTTCGCTCGCTATCGCGGGCGCGGCTGCGACGATGATTAGCGCGTTCATCAACGACTTCGAGGGGGTGCGGTCGCTACTGCTGGTCAACAGTGGGTTGACGACCTTCGGCTATCTGTTCGTGATGTACAGTCTCGTCACGTACGAGTGA
- a CDS encoding archaellin/type IV pilin N-terminal domain-containing protein → MLTELTNDDDRGQVGIGTLIVFIAMVLVAAIAAGVLINTAGFLQSSAEETGQQSSDQVTNRLEVVTTVGTVDGGAVDTVEVTVKRAPGAANIDLGSTIAQWVSSDGSYDLTQGASADSSTFSVSDVQDDDNSISSSNVLNDPADRAKLTFSANDIIGDGTAGTGLSEGATATVRLNTQSGGTSTVRLVVPETLSGNSAVTL, encoded by the coding sequence ATGCTAACGGAACTAACGAACGACGACGACCGCGGGCAGGTCGGTATCGGCACCCTGATCGTGTTCATCGCGATGGTGCTGGTGGCGGCAATCGCTGCGGGCGTCCTGATCAACACGGCTGGCTTCCTCCAGAGCAGCGCCGAGGAAACCGGCCAACAGAGCAGTGACCAAGTGACGAATCGGCTTGAGGTCGTGACCACGGTTGGGACCGTCGATGGCGGCGCGGTAGATACAGTTGAAGTGACGGTCAAACGAGCACCCGGTGCTGCGAATATAGACCTTGGAAGTACTATCGCACAGTGGGTCAGTTCGGACGGGTCTTACGACCTAACTCAGGGAGCTTCGGCTGACAGTTCGACATTTAGCGTGTCGGACGTACAAGATGACGACAACTCTATTTCTTCAAGTAACGTCCTCAACGACCCTGCAGACCGGGCGAAGCTGACGTTCTCTGCGAACGATATCATCGGTGACGGTACCGCTGGCACGGGTCTGTCAGAAGGCGCAACGGCAACTGTCCGACTGAACACCCAGTCTGGTGGAACCAGCACGGTTCGACTGGTCGTCCCGGAGACCCTGTCTGGTAATTCTGCAGTCACCCTCTAG
- a CDS encoding DUF7500 family protein has translation MARRSDEPNPEEGKVLSPEELDIADDEHVTEIDEGRYVVSSDVRTDDSYGNQVSSDSASESSPSPAPDPEPSTPKFSDANVHEWLAEQMADSNARYGFDVTAKFDGDVDQQQLASNDIVTVFESFMLWYGRQMDGSTPVEEVLGILLSESNVPVRYPPAVIKQLVRSTQLTPDDSIADLLEAVEDADGAEL, from the coding sequence ATGGCTCGGCGGTCAGACGAACCGAATCCGGAAGAGGGCAAGGTACTTTCGCCCGAAGAGCTCGATATCGCCGACGACGAGCACGTCACTGAAATCGACGAAGGCCGCTACGTCGTCTCGTCGGATGTCCGCACTGACGACTCCTACGGGAACCAGGTCTCATCGGATTCGGCGTCTGAATCATCGCCGTCTCCTGCACCAGACCCGGAACCGTCGACGCCCAAATTCTCCGATGCGAACGTCCACGAGTGGCTTGCCGAACAGATGGCCGACTCAAACGCCAGATACGGCTTCGACGTGACCGCGAAGTTCGACGGCGACGTCGACCAGCAGCAGCTTGCTTCCAACGACATTGTCACCGTTTTCGAGAGCTTCATGCTCTGGTACGGCCGCCAGATGGACGGATCGACACCGGTCGAAGAAGTGCTAGGTATTCTGCTGTCGGAATCGAACGTTCCGGTTCGCTACCCGCCAGCGGTCATCAAGCAGCTCGTCCGGTCGACACAATTGACGCCGGACGATTCCATCGCTGATCTCCTGGAGGCCGTCGAAGATGCCGACGGCGCGGAACTCTGA
- the cheY gene encoding chemotaxis protein CheY: MPDVLIADDSEFMRNLLREILEEDHEIVGEVENGVEAVEVFKEEGPDLVMMDIVMPIRDGIEATDEIKSSNPDANVIMCTSVGQEEKMKEAVKAGADGYITKPFQKPSVMEAIEDVVPS, from the coding sequence ATGCCAGACGTACTGATCGCCGACGATTCAGAGTTTATGCGTAACCTCCTCCGCGAGATTCTCGAAGAAGATCACGAGATCGTTGGGGAGGTCGAGAACGGAGTCGAAGCTGTCGAAGTGTTCAAAGAAGAGGGGCCAGACCTGGTGATGATGGATATCGTGATGCCGATCCGGGATGGCATCGAGGCCACGGACGAGATCAAATCTTCTAATCCGGATGCGAACGTCATCATGTGTACAAGCGTTGGCCAAGAAGAGAAGATGAAGGAGGCGGTGAAAGCGGGGGCTGACGGGTATATCACCAAGCCGTTCCAGAAACCCAGTGTGATGGAGGCTATCGAGGACGTCGTCCCCTCATAG
- a CDS encoding chemotaxis protein CheC produces MNVDIQSLGTFNQLAHEGAEQATQSMGQMTGIDAVVDVTKITLLDRADVGEELAGRDFVGVEFSFDGVLEGDTVLAFDVDSAGTITEEMMPGSSDDEAMARSGIEEIGNIMMSGFIDGWADFVGATIDHSPPMYVEESGSDVLPDAPADADHQQVFVFKSEIEWIDESVNFYIYMLPEYESLTEMMVEHVDTDGDAIPIDKLQTFNEMTTSGTQKAADNVEMMTGIPTESEVTQISFAPIEDVPKQIGTDTFVGTVVEFTGTPSGYLMVLFDEVSAINVAEAMMPIEMDSDELTDQHKAAIEELGNIMTSGFVDGWANVLQTSVEHTPPKVVHDMGRAIMDPLAAQVGQYQEHAFIIDSQMQTDDIEFQAEIHALPNEKELRAALNDLDVERATETGADVEQIFK; encoded by the coding sequence ATGAACGTCGATATTCAGTCGCTCGGCACGTTCAACCAACTCGCTCACGAAGGGGCTGAACAGGCCACGCAGTCGATGGGCCAGATGACGGGTATCGATGCCGTCGTCGACGTAACCAAGATCACGCTGCTCGACAGAGCAGATGTCGGCGAGGAACTGGCCGGCCGGGACTTCGTCGGGGTCGAGTTCTCCTTCGATGGCGTTTTGGAGGGCGATACCGTGCTTGCCTTCGACGTGGACAGCGCCGGAACGATCACCGAGGAGATGATGCCCGGTAGCAGCGACGACGAGGCGATGGCCAGAAGCGGTATCGAAGAGATCGGCAACATCATGATGAGCGGGTTCATCGATGGGTGGGCCGACTTCGTCGGTGCAACCATCGACCACTCCCCGCCGATGTATGTCGAGGAGTCCGGCAGTGATGTGCTCCCCGATGCACCCGCTGACGCCGACCATCAGCAGGTGTTCGTGTTCAAATCCGAGATCGAATGGATCGACGAGTCGGTGAACTTCTACATCTACATGCTCCCTGAGTACGAGTCGCTCACGGAGATGATGGTAGAGCACGTCGACACGGACGGCGACGCCATCCCCATCGACAAGCTCCAGACGTTCAACGAGATGACGACCAGCGGCACCCAGAAAGCCGCTGACAACGTCGAAATGATGACCGGTATCCCGACCGAGTCGGAGGTGACACAGATCAGCTTCGCCCCCATCGAAGACGTGCCGAAACAGATCGGCACGGACACCTTTGTCGGGACGGTCGTCGAGTTCACCGGGACGCCCAGTGGCTACCTCATGGTACTGTTCGACGAGGTCTCTGCAATCAACGTCGCGGAGGCGATGATGCCCATCGAGATGGACAGCGACGAGCTAACCGACCAGCACAAGGCTGCCATCGAGGAACTGGGGAATATCATGACGAGCGGGTTCGTCGACGGCTGGGCGAATGTCCTTCAGACATCGGTCGAACACACGCCGCCGAAGGTCGTCCATGACATGGGGCGGGCGATCATGGATCCGCTTGCGGCACAGGTCGGACAATATCAGGAACACGCGTTCATCATCGACTCGCAGATGCAGACCGACGACATTGAGTTCCAGGCAGAGATTCACGCCCTGCCCAACGAGAAAGAGTTGCGCGCTGCCCTCAACGACCTTGATGTCGAGCGGGCGACCGAGACGGGCGCGGATGTCGAACAGATATTCAAATAA
- a CDS encoding chemotaxis protein CheD: MKVYDGTQTESPEQSTPERIKVGIAEYKVTTEPAVLTTSGLGSCIGIAIYDTRKTVAGLVHVMLPSAADIDGGNHAKFADTGIEALIEAMADAGASTEAMEAKIAGGSDMLDFSESGSSIGSRNAKKVRETLDEHGVPVVGEDLGGDHGRSVKLEADTGNFTVKSANTDSITL, encoded by the coding sequence ATGAAAGTATACGATGGTACCCAAACAGAGAGCCCCGAACAAAGTACGCCCGAACGTATCAAGGTCGGCATCGCCGAGTACAAGGTGACCACAGAGCCGGCCGTGCTGACCACGAGTGGGCTCGGCTCCTGTATCGGGATCGCAATATACGACACCCGCAAGACGGTGGCCGGTCTCGTTCACGTCATGCTTCCGTCGGCGGCCGATATCGACGGCGGGAACCATGCGAAGTTCGCGGACACAGGCATCGAAGCACTCATCGAGGCCATGGCGGATGCCGGGGCGTCGACGGAGGCGATGGAAGCCAAAATCGCCGGTGGGAGCGATATGCTCGACTTCTCGGAGAGTGGCTCCTCTATCGGGTCGCGAAACGCGAAGAAGGTACGCGAGACGCTCGATGAACACGGTGTTCCCGTTGTCGGTGAAGACCTAGGTGGTGACCACGGCCGGTCCGTCAAACTCGAAGCCGACACCGGTAATTTCACCGTCAAAAGCGCGAACACGGACTCGATAACACTGTGA
- a CDS encoding FlaD/FlaE family flagellar protein, which produces MSSPALVPLAPAVSPELVGLAPALFVLLTGGLVGMSIKNMFDSILSDDESADTSEDDGGGEMADGGGLMADDGGGDDLGGLGGLDDGGDDMGGFGDDEFGDMEDASGPDTDELEHRLDELENEVGSLSSTVNTVRTENESISESVEETEENVRKLLDIYEMVTRGVNPFADDVDGGMGGMGEGGGSFGLFDDDGSDDTEEDINDDVANADAEGFFDEDLTEDTGGDMSMDDGGVDDMFPDDGDDMGGFEDDGGSFDEEFDDFDDTEDDMSMDDGMSMDDEESMDDDSDDGDGGKSFAELKDEYESGDAEWAEGEEPEDETDDDDDLLADDDDDLLADEDDDLLGEDDSDDDASGLEDDDLFDEVIEDDGLDDGEAATESEPEPEPEPEPEPAVEPEPEPEPEPEPEQTTQTDTTAAGHDDAATVDDDSDAGADDDGKPYLATMPEGFAADLIIVEWLEFLVQHSGYRETARAIDYYETIDWIDESVADQLKAYLRGFDDVNDTGDGLSIDHHTESLHYISQLDSDSGADAVALSKLVGGGSDGIQR; this is translated from the coding sequence ATGAGTAGTCCTGCTCTCGTGCCACTGGCTCCAGCCGTCTCACCGGAACTGGTTGGACTGGCACCAGCCCTCTTTGTTCTGCTGACCGGCGGGCTGGTCGGTATGAGCATCAAAAATATGTTCGATTCGATTCTGTCGGACGACGAGAGCGCGGACACGAGTGAGGACGACGGTGGCGGTGAGATGGCCGACGGCGGCGGTCTGATGGCCGATGACGGCGGTGGCGACGATCTCGGCGGTCTCGGCGGTCTCGACGATGGCGGCGACGACATGGGTGGGTTCGGCGACGACGAGTTCGGCGACATGGAGGACGCGAGCGGGCCTGACACTGACGAACTAGAACACCGGCTCGACGAACTGGAAAACGAGGTCGGCAGCCTCTCCTCGACGGTCAACACGGTGCGGACAGAAAACGAGAGTATCTCGGAGTCCGTCGAAGAAACCGAGGAGAACGTCCGGAAGCTGCTCGACATCTACGAGATGGTTACCCGTGGCGTCAACCCCTTCGCCGACGATGTCGATGGCGGCATGGGTGGCATGGGCGAAGGCGGCGGTTCCTTCGGCCTGTTCGATGATGACGGGAGCGACGACACCGAGGAGGACATCAACGACGATGTCGCCAACGCCGACGCAGAAGGGTTCTTCGACGAAGACTTGACGGAGGACACAGGCGGCGATATGTCGATGGACGACGGCGGCGTCGACGATATGTTTCCCGACGACGGCGACGATATGGGCGGCTTCGAGGACGACGGCGGGTCGTTCGACGAGGAGTTCGACGACTTCGACGACACGGAGGACGACATGAGCATGGACGATGGGATGAGCATGGACGACGAGGAGAGTATGGACGACGACAGCGACGACGGCGACGGCGGCAAATCGTTCGCAGAGCTCAAAGACGAGTACGAGTCCGGCGACGCCGAGTGGGCCGAAGGTGAGGAGCCTGAGGACGAAACGGACGACGATGACGACCTACTGGCGGACGACGATGATGATCTGCTGGCCGACGAGGACGACGACCTGCTCGGCGAGGATGATTCGGATGACGATGCAAGCGGGCTAGAAGACGACGACCTCTTCGACGAGGTTATCGAGGACGACGGGCTCGACGACGGTGAAGCGGCGACGGAATCTGAACCGGAGCCTGAGCCGGAACCCGAGCCCGAGCCAGCCGTAGAACCGGAGCCGGAGCCCGAACCTGAGCCCGAGCCGGAACAGACCACGCAAACGGACACGACAGCCGCTGGTCACGACGATGCAGCAACGGTAGACGACGATTCAGACGCAGGCGCGGACGACGACGGAAAACCGTACCTGGCGACGATGCCGGAAGGGTTCGCGGCGGACCTGATTATCGTCGAATGGCTCGAGTTCCTGGTCCAGCACTCGGGCTACCGTGAGACGGCTCGCGCCATCGACTACTACGAGACTATCGACTGGATCGACGAGTCGGTCGCGGACCAGCTCAAGGCGTACCTCCGGGGCTTCGACGACGTGAACGACACCGGGGATGGGCTGTCTATCGACCACCACACCGAGAGCCTACACTACATCTCGCAGCTTGACAGTGACAGCGGCGCTGACGCCGTTGCGCTCTCGAAACTGGTGGGGGGTGGTTCCGATGGGATTCAGCGTTAG
- a CDS encoding flagellin encodes MGFSVSGSAAVIFVAAFIGFGMFYSAAANSFERVNDAREDQRDRLLDQQNTDISLVSATWNSSGNDNLVVTVDNTGSETLSVDATDLLVDNEYRAGYGTTVDGDGSTDIWASQERLTITVSSLSSQPDRVKVVTENGIADTMVVS; translated from the coding sequence ATGGGATTCAGCGTTAGCGGCTCGGCGGCCGTCATTTTCGTGGCTGCCTTCATCGGCTTCGGGATGTTCTACTCCGCGGCCGCGAACAGCTTCGAGCGAGTCAACGATGCCCGCGAGGACCAGCGCGACCGACTGCTCGATCAGCAAAACACTGACATCTCGCTTGTCTCGGCGACGTGGAACAGCAGCGGGAACGACAATCTCGTCGTGACCGTCGACAACACCGGTTCGGAGACGCTGTCGGTCGATGCAACCGACCTGCTGGTCGACAACGAGTACCGCGCAGGTTACGGCACGACCGTCGACGGTGACGGTTCGACGGACATCTGGGCGTCACAGGAGCGGTTGACGATTACCGTCTCCTCGCTCAGTAGCCAGCCTGACCGGGTGAAAGTCGTCACCGAGAACGGTATCGCCGACACGATGGTGGTGAGCTAA
- a CDS encoding CARDB domain-containing protein: MASVSVSHLILFIASMAIAASVAGVFTSSIGELSNAVSEQGVDVSSDVRTDVEIISDSGSDSIYDSGDETITIHVKNTGSETLAPVPGQVDLFVDGVFASDYTVTLEPDGGNIWRPGEVVRIDINDNLSSGDHRLKLIVNGDEEVFEFNT, translated from the coding sequence ATGGCGAGCGTCTCCGTCTCACACCTGATCCTGTTCATCGCGTCGATGGCCATCGCCGCGAGTGTGGCTGGCGTCTTTACGAGCAGTATCGGCGAACTGAGCAACGCTGTCTCGGAACAGGGGGTGGACGTGAGCAGCGATGTCCGGACCGATGTGGAAATCATCTCCGACAGCGGCAGCGACAGTATCTACGATAGCGGCGACGAAACGATCACGATACACGTCAAAAACACTGGTTCGGAGACGTTGGCCCCGGTTCCCGGACAGGTGGACCTGTTCGTGGATGGGGTTTTCGCCAGTGACTACACGGTGACGCTGGAGCCGGACGGTGGCAACATCTGGCGGCCCGGTGAGGTCGTCCGCATCGATATCAACGACAACCTCAGCAGCGGCGACCACCGTCTCAAGCTCATCGTCAACGGCGACGAGGAGGTGTTCGAGTTCAACACATGA
- a CDS encoding ATPase domain-containing protein encodes MSIASTDLFSLGLDDHDRLNKELGGGIPPGSIILVEGDYGAGKSAMSQRFTYGLCEEGHEVTYLSTELTVGSFLDQMHSLSYDMVDHILDENVLFLHADIGESNALTGGDEQSDRKELLKRLMEAEVMWDADVVVIDTFDAILRNDPKFEALVRQNEERQAALEVISYFRDVISQGKCIMLTVDPSTLDEEAIGPFRAIADVFIELEMIEVGNDVRRQINVLRFAGMGEQVGDTIGFSVRSGTGIVIESRSVA; translated from the coding sequence ATGAGTATCGCAAGTACTGACCTATTCTCGCTTGGACTGGACGATCACGACCGGCTGAACAAGGAACTGGGCGGCGGTATCCCACCCGGCAGTATCATCCTCGTCGAGGGGGACTACGGGGCCGGCAAATCCGCCATGAGCCAGCGGTTCACCTACGGCCTCTGTGAAGAAGGCCACGAGGTGACCTACCTCTCGACGGAGCTGACCGTCGGGAGCTTCCTCGACCAGATGCACTCGCTGTCGTACGACATGGTCGACCACATCCTCGACGAGAACGTGCTGTTCCTACACGCCGACATCGGCGAATCGAACGCTCTCACCGGCGGTGACGAACAGTCAGACCGGAAGGAACTCCTCAAACGGCTGATGGAGGCCGAGGTGATGTGGGACGCCGATGTCGTTGTCATCGATACGTTTGACGCTATCCTCCGCAACGACCCCAAGTTCGAGGCCCTCGTCCGGCAAAACGAGGAGCGACAGGCCGCCCTGGAGGTCATCTCGTACTTCCGGGACGTCATCTCACAGGGCAAATGCATCATGCTCACTGTCGACCCGTCAACGCTGGACGAGGAGGCCATCGGTCCGTTCCGGGCCATCGCAGACGTGTTCATCGAACTGGAGATGATCGAGGTCGGCAACGACGTGCGCCGGCAGATCAACGTCCTCCGATTCGCCGGCATGGGTGAGCAGGTCGGTGACACCATCGGGTTCTCGGTGCGTTCGGGAACCGGCATCGTCATCGAATCGCGCAGCGTCGCCTAG
- a CDS encoding type II/IV secretion system ATPase subunit, producing the protein MTDHGRAKPSDELRQMAARRPHLRDHLKKFKQITGEFPMLIDEADDEYETNRPNVLYPVGGPIFCHIYGDVGQDMKYYAIEPELDEDERAVFGKVRNRLLQRSVNKPAPENEAQFDDRIEELLQETTKIRDEDSDSGVLTRLSNLTDVSSVEVTQETYENILYRLNRDIVGLGPLEPVMRDPANEDIHVIGRSECHVDHGVYGMLETTVEWQSEEAFDQWLRNMGERMGDPVSDSDPIVDSTLPDGSRLNLIYSDDVSLKGPSLTIRQGDDVPLSIFQITKWMTLSPQLAAYLWLCLENEQTVFVVGETASGKTTTLNAITSFIPDDAKIYTAEDTAEVLPPHNTWQQLLTREGEDEGTSIDMFDLVAAALRSRPDYIIVGEVRGEEGRMAFQAAQTGHPVMLTFHASDIVSMIQRFTGEPINVPETFMDVADVALFQNRVKQGDQVLRRVTSVQEIEGYSKEMDGVVTRQVFNWDPVEDEIIFQGMNNSFVLEEQIATLLGYEDTRDIYDDLEFRANLIERAIQEGILGYHEVNDFISDFQRDGVEGIPFNMARPD; encoded by the coding sequence ATGACAGATCACGGACGTGCGAAACCGTCGGACGAACTTCGACAGATGGCAGCGCGGCGGCCCCACCTGCGGGACCACCTGAAGAAGTTCAAACAGATCACCGGTGAGTTCCCGATGCTCATCGACGAGGCTGACGACGAGTACGAGACCAACCGGCCGAACGTGCTCTACCCGGTCGGTGGCCCCATCTTCTGTCATATCTACGGCGACGTGGGTCAGGACATGAAGTACTACGCTATTGAGCCGGAACTCGACGAGGACGAGCGGGCCGTCTTCGGGAAGGTCCGGAACCGCCTGCTCCAGCGCAGCGTCAACAAGCCTGCGCCGGAAAACGAGGCCCAGTTCGACGACCGCATCGAGGAACTGCTTCAGGAGACCACGAAAATCCGGGACGAGGACAGCGACAGCGGCGTGCTCACGCGCCTGTCGAACCTGACCGACGTGAGCAGCGTCGAGGTCACACAGGAGACCTACGAGAACATCCTCTACCGGCTGAACCGCGACATCGTCGGCCTCGGCCCGCTCGAACCGGTCATGCGCGACCCGGCCAACGAGGACATTCACGTTATCGGCCGTAGCGAATGCCACGTCGACCACGGGGTCTACGGCATGCTGGAGACGACTGTCGAGTGGCAGAGCGAGGAGGCCTTCGACCAGTGGCTCCGCAACATGGGTGAGCGGATGGGCGATCCGGTCTCCGACTCGGACCCCATCGTCGACTCGACGCTCCCGGACGGGTCGCGTCTGAACCTCATCTACTCCGACGACGTGAGCCTCAAAGGGCCTTCACTCACGATCCGTCAGGGCGACGACGTTCCGCTCTCGATTTTCCAGATTACCAAGTGGATGACGCTGTCGCCGCAACTGGCCGCGTATCTCTGGCTCTGTCTGGAGAACGAGCAGACCGTGTTCGTGGTCGGGGAGACGGCGTCCGGGAAGACGACGACGCTGAACGCCATCACCTCGTTCATCCCCGACGACGCGAAGATCTACACCGCGGAGGACACCGCCGAGGTGCTGCCCCCACACAACACCTGGCAGCAACTCCTGACCCGTGAGGGCGAAGACGAGGGGACCAGTATCGACATGTTCGACCTGGTCGCCGCTGCACTGCGTTCTCGCCCCGACTACATCATCGTCGGGGAGGTTCGTGGTGAGGAGGGTCGGATGGCGTTCCAGGCGGCCCAGACCGGTCACCCGGTGATGCTGACGTTCCACGCGAGCGACATCGTGTCGATGATTCAGCGGTTCACCGGCGAACCCATCAACGTTCCCGAGACGTTCATGGATGTGGCCGACGTGGCGCTGTTCCAGAACCGCGTCAAGCAGGGCGATCAGGTCCTGCGCCGCGTGACCAGCGTTCAGGAGATAGAGGGCTACTCGAAGGAGATGGACGGTGTCGTTACCCGGCAGGTGTTCAACTGGGACCCCGTCGAGGACGAGATCATCTTCCAGGGGATGAACAACTCCTTCGTCCTCGAAGAGCAGATCGCGACCCTGCTCGGCTACGAGGACACGCGTGACATCTACGACGACCTCGAATTCCGTGCGAACCTCATCGAACGCGCCATTCAGGAGGGGATTCTGGGGTATCACGAGGTCAACGACTTCATTTCCGACTTCCAGCGTGACGGCGTCGAAGGGATTCCGTTCAATATGGCACGGCCCGACTAA